In Vidua chalybeata isolate OUT-0048 chromosome 9, bVidCha1 merged haplotype, whole genome shotgun sequence, a genomic segment contains:
- the PDZK1IP1 gene encoding PDZK1-interacting protein 1: MPARCLLLLGLLLRLEAAFCQEARGSLQPWSQGVIAVVVFLVLVAIAFVVNRFWCKDKVENAENVVSVEDKPDAVTSNGHEGRYVSAAADFRSKENEHAYENTVEPEEKVITTAM, from the exons ATGCCTGCCcgctgcctgctgctcctggggctgctgctccgGCTGGAAGCTGCCTTCTGCCAGGAAG CCCGGGGCAGCCTCCAGCCGTGGTCACAGGGTGTCATCGCAGTGGTTGTATTTCTGGTCCTGGTGGCCATCGCTTTCGTGGTCAACAGGTTCTGGTGTAAGGATAAAGT gGAAAATGCTGAGAACGTGGTGAGTGTGGAGGACAAGCCAGATGCTGTCACATCCAACGGCCATGAAGGGAGATACGTATCAGCTGCAGCTGACTTCAG GTCCAAAGAGAACGAGCACGCCTACGAGAACACCGTGGAGCCCGAGGAGAAGGTGATCACCACGGCCATGTAG